In Moritella sp. F3, the genomic stretch TACTGACGGACCAGAAAGGCCACGATGGGTAAACAACAACGCTTCTTTAAAACTCACACCTGATTCAGTGGTAATACGCGCCGGTAAACTCACGCCTGATAGATCAGCATATTTGTCTTTATCATGTTGCTGCAATGTAAAAGGAACCAAGCCCGCTTTAGTGGCATTGACTTGCAAGCCAAACTGCTCTGCGATCTTATAACCATAAGGTGTAGCACCAAGCTTTGGCATAGATAGACCACCAGTAGCAACGACTAGTGATGCACAATTCAACGCACCTTGGCTGGTTTGTAAATGATAACGACCATCATCGGCTTTTTCAATAGACAGGATTTCAGTACGTAATTGGATCTTCACTCCGGCCCAATCACATTCCGTATGTAGCATATCAACAATATCTTTTGCTGAATCATCACAGAATAATTGGCCATGCTCACGTTCATGATAAGCAATTCCATGACGCTCAACCAGATCAATAAAGTTCCAAGCGGTATAACGGCTTAATGCAGATTTAACAAAGTGCGGATTAGAACAAATGAATGCACTTGTCGAAAGATCATTATTAGTAAAATTACAACGTCCACCGCCACTAATAAGAACTTTACGACCCGCTTTCTTGGCATTATCGAGAACCAATACAGAGCGACCTCGGTAACCAGCACTTGCTGCACACATTAATCCAGCTGCACCAGCACCAATTACAATCACATCACAACTTTGGCTCATCAAAGACCTCTTATTTAATAGCAGAAATAAACTACAATACAAAAATGGAGCCGCAGAATAGCATTAATTATCCAGATACCCAAACGACTTCACCGCGTATACCAACAGATTTATTATGCCTTGTTAATACGCTCTTCCACTTCAGGCTCTAAATAAGCCATTTCATTCAAATCTGCAGCCCAATCATGTTTTTCAGCAAGAACTCGCAACATACGGATCGCTGTAACTTGTACAATAGCAACTTCAGACCACATTGATTTATTTAAGCAACGCCAATGGTCAGCATCAATACGCTTAGGGTTATTAAGCTGTTCACTGCAAGTATCACAGATGAGAATACAATCATCAAAATCAGGGGTTGTCGGTACTGGCGCAACTTCGAAAATATTCAGTTTTACGCCTGATGCATCGCATGTCTCACAGTGCGAACGCGCACGTCGAGCTAGATTTTTACCGAATGCACTTAATTCATCTTTTCTATGTTGATGTTTGTCTAAGCCTTTAGCCATGATGTTCAATTCCTATATATTTAAACTGTGTTGAAAATACGTTTATTTGCCGTGAATAGCAAACCCTAGCGGTAATTAAAAAGACGATAAAATATCACCGGTTTAAATACTTCATTGATGACAACGCGATTGCTATAATCGTTGAAAATGGATAGCACTTTAGTAAAGGAATAACTAATGATCCCAACAAATAAACCTCACAACCCTAACTTTTCATCAGGACCTTGTAGTAAACGTCCTGGTTATGAGCTAACGCAACTCGACATTACCACACTTGGTCGTTCACACCGATCTGACATAGGTAAAGCAGCACTACAGCAAGCCATTGAACAAACAAAATATTTGTTAAAGATCCCTTCTGATTACAAGGTCGGTATCGTACCAGCTTCAGATACAGGTGCGATGGAGATGATGTTGTGGTCGCTGCTCGGTGAAAGACCCGTCGATGTTTGCTACTGGGAATCATTTGGTAAAGGTTGGTTCAGTGATATTAAAAATCAACTACAGCTTAGTGACGTTAATCCATTAACAGCAGATTATGGTCAATTACCTGATCTGTCTCTCACGAATCCAGATCATGATATCGTTTTTACCTGGAATGGCACCACATCAGGTGTAAAGGTGGAAAACGCTGACTGGATAAGCGCGCAGCGTTCTGGTTTAACTGTCTGTGATGCAACATCTGCTATGTTTGCTATGCCAATGGATTGGGATAAGCTAGATGTAACAACCTTTAGCTGGCAAAAAGTATTAGGTGGAGAAGGTGCTCATGGCATGATTATCCTCAGTCCTGCTGCAGTGGCACGTTTAGAATCATATACACCGCCTTGGCCACTACCGAAAATTTTCCGGTTAACACAAAATGGTAAGTTAATTGATGGCATCTTTACTGGCGCAACGATCAATACCCCATCGATGTTATGCGTCGCAGATTATTTAGATGCGTTAGATTGGATAACTGAAATTGGTGGCGTTGAAGCGGCAATTGCTCGTTCTGAGAATAACTTAGCAATCTTAAGCAATTTTGTTAGCCAACATGACTGGATTGATTTCCTTGCGGATAAAATTGAATATCGCTCTAATACCAGCGTATGTTTACGTTTATCATTGAATGACAAGCAATTGAAAATGTTTGGTAAGTTACTCGCTGAGCAGCAAGTCGCCTATGACATCAATTCATATAAAGACGCCCCATCAGGCTTACGTATATGGTGCGGTGCAACTGTT encodes the following:
- a CDS encoding NAD(P)/FAD-dependent oxidoreductase; its protein translation is MSQSCDVIVIGAGAAGLMCAASAGYRGRSVLVLDNAKKAGRKVLISGGGRCNFTNNDLSTSAFICSNPHFVKSALSRYTAWNFIDLVERHGIAYHEREHGQLFCDDSAKDIVDMLHTECDWAGVKIQLRTEILSIEKADDGRYHLQTSQGALNCASLVVATGGLSMPKLGATPYGYKIAEQFGLQVNATKAGLVPFTLQQHDKDKYADLSGVSLPARITTESGVSFKEALLFTHRGLSGPSVLQVSSYWNPGEAVSINLLPDSEITETLAAMTASSPNQALKTALARVLPKRLVEIFYADELLPECTLKQLQHKDLNDISTLLHNWQVKPNGTEGYRTAEVTLGGVDTNELSSKTMEAKKAPGLYFIGEVMDVSGWLGGYNFQWAWSSGWSCGQFV
- a CDS encoding phnA protein; amino-acid sequence: MAKGLDKHQHRKDELSAFGKNLARRARSHCETCDASGVKLNIFEVAPVPTTPDFDDCILICDTCSEQLNNPKRIDADHWRCLNKSMWSEVAIVQVTAIRMLRVLAEKHDWAADLNEMAYLEPEVEERINKA
- a CDS encoding phosphoserine transaminase; its protein translation is MIPTNKPHNPNFSSGPCSKRPGYELTQLDITTLGRSHRSDIGKAALQQAIEQTKYLLKIPSDYKVGIVPASDTGAMEMMLWSLLGERPVDVCYWESFGKGWFSDIKNQLQLSDVNPLTADYGQLPDLSLTNPDHDIVFTWNGTTSGVKVENADWISAQRSGLTVCDATSAMFAMPMDWDKLDVTTFSWQKVLGGEGAHGMIILSPAAVARLESYTPPWPLPKIFRLTQNGKLIDGIFTGATINTPSMLCVADYLDALDWITEIGGVEAAIARSENNLAILSNFVSQHDWIDFLADKIEYRSNTSVCLRLSLNDKQLKMFGKLLAEQQVAYDINSYKDAPSGLRIWCGATVEAANVELLLPWLLWAYKSVKEHA